The region CCTGCTCGATCAGCCCCAGGAGCTTGCCGATATACCACTCGCGGCCCCGCTCGCTGGAGAAGTCGATGATGCCGCAGACGTTGGCCGGGTTGGAGGGGATCGTCGGCGAGTACAGGTAGACGGAGCCGTCCTCGCGCTTGACGAAGGCGTCGTGGGCCTCGGCCTCGGCGAAGACCTCGCTCTGCTGGGGAATCCAGGGGTGCAGCCAGAGGCTGATGCGGATGCCGGCCTCACGGAGGCGCGCCAGGTTGACGGCCGGGTCCGGGAACCGCTCCTCGTCCCAGACGAGATCGGCGTACATGCGATCCCGCATCCAGTACGGATCGAGGTGGACGACATCCATCGGCACGCTCAGCTCGCGCGCCGTGTTGACGACCTCCCAGACCTCTTCCCAGCTCCGGTAGCCCCACTTCGACTGCCAGAACCCGAACGACCAGCGCGGCGGCACCGGCGCGCGCCCGGTCAGGCCGGTGTAGCGTGCCAGGATGTCCTTGAACATCGGGCCGTAGATCAGGAAGAGGTCGAGGCGGTCATCCTTGGTGGCGATCTGCGTCGAGACGGAGCTGGTCGTGCCGCTGCCGAAATCCCAGCGGGCTTCAAAGGTGGTGTTGAGCAGCACCCCGTAGCCGCGCGTCGAGACGAAGAATGGGATGTTCTTGTAGGCCCGCTCGTTGGTCGCGCCCCAGGTGTTGAAGTTCCAGGACTCGACCTTCTGGCCGCGCCGGGCCGGCGGCATGAACTTCTCGCCCATGCCGTAGATCTCTTCTTCGGCGGCCAGGGCCAGCGCGTCGAACGTCTCGGCGATCTTGCCGTCCGCGCCGCGCCGGAACCCGAGCCAGGAGGCGCGCCGCCAGCCGCGCAGGTTGGTGTCGGCGCGGTGCTCGCGCAGGATCGGGAAGTCGTGCCGGTTCTTGAGCACCATCTCAAACGGCTTCTTGGTGATCTCGCACTTGAGCTCGCCGATCCAGATGCGGATGAGGTGCTCGTCCTCCTCGATCCACGGGACAATCGGCTCGGTCTCGGCGGGCAAGGCGTCGGTCAGGGCGTGGAGCGGACGCGGCGGGTTGGAGACCAGCAGCGGGGTCTGGCGCGGCTCGCGGGGCACGCCCGGCGGGTAGAAAGTGTACCGCAGCACATGCTCGTCGACGGGCGTCAGGACGACGGTCGCCCACTCACCGCCGCTGGTCCAGCATTCGAGCAGGATGCGGTTCTCTTCGACGCGGTGGCTGAGGACTTCGTCGACGGTCTGGACGCCGTCGTCAGCGGGCCAGGGGGCGAGCAGCCCGCCGAGCTGCATGTTCGGGTTACCGGAGAGATCCTCCTGGTGGATGGACACGAGTGACACT is a window of Chloroflexota bacterium DNA encoding:
- a CDS encoding glycoside hydrolase family 31 protein, encoding MSIHQEDLSGNPNMQLGGLLAPWPADDGVQTVDEVLSHRVEENRILLECWTSGGEWATVVLTPVDEHVLRYTFYPPGVPREPRQTPLLVSNPPRPLHALTDALPAETEPIVPWIEEDEHLIRIWIGELKCEITKKPFEMVLKNRHDFPILREHRADTNLRGWRRASWLGFRRGADGKIAETFDALALAAEEEIYGMGEKFMPPARRGQKVESWNFNTWGATNERAYKNIPFFVSTRGYGVLLNTTFEARWDFGSGTTSSVSTQIATKDDRLDLFLIYGPMFKDILARYTGLTGRAPVPPRWSFGFWQSKWGYRSWEEVWEVVNTARELSVPMDVVHLDPYWMRDRMYADLVWDEERFPDPAVNLARLREAGIRISLWLHPWIPQQSEVFAEAEAHDAFVKREDGSVYLYSPTIPSNPANVCGIIDFSSERGREWYIGKLLGLIEQGVSAFKTDFGEAIPEDGVFANGMRGWEMHNQYPLLYHEAFYEAFERSGRADDLVCWGRAGWAGIQRYPVPWSGDMNPNFPSMACTLWSGLAMAMSGVPFWSHDIGGFMGPTTPELYIRWAQWGLLSSHSRAHGTTRREPWAIGEQALAVFREFDELRYRLIPYLYSLAVEAHQTGLPVMRPMILEHQDDPALRHADGQYLLGPSILVCPVLEQGAMSKNVYLPKGTWYNFWTETAYEGGRWLPLPVQLEWLPIFVRAGTILPLGPVEQYVGQHAAEHGGPDEVTLRVYPLTLPSPPRGTGHLHEDGGTTQFVYDEGTMTIEPDEGAPRTRTYHVEVVGRDPLKASQRTVGSAQITVQ